TCGCCCGCGTTCACCACCTTGGAGGTAACCGGGCTGGGGTTCTGCCGTTTCAGGCTGTCATCCAGTTGTTCCAGCCGCGCGGAGACGCCCAGCCATTGCGCCAGACCGTTCATTACCGACAGGTCCTGCAGATCCTCGTAAGCGACATAAAACGGGGTCTGGCCGCTGCGTTGCAGGCTGTTGAGAAGGAAGACCTGAAAATCCTGCAACGCCTCGACATGGCGGGCAAATTCCTCGGCATCAAAGCGGGCCTGTGCCTCCTTTCGGCGCTTGATATTGGTCAGCTTCCACTGGCCGGTTTCCTTGGCGATCTTCCACGAGACATAGCTGTCAAGCGGATTGCGGGTCAGGATGATCTTGGCGCAGCGCGGATCGGACAGGACCAGGTCCAGAACGCGCGGATCGTGGTCGTGAAAGAACCGGAACCCCGCCAGCACGCCGCGCGCGTCCCGCACCGCGTCGATCAGGCATTGCGGATCGGCATCGCGCATGTCCTGGCTGACTTCCAGTATCTCGGTCTTGTTGGGATAGCCGATGAAATGGGGGTTGAACGCCTCACCCACGCAGGCAACCCCGTCAAGCGCGTTCAGGTTCGCTTCGAGAAAGTTGGAGCCTGTCCGCATCTCGGCGAAGACGACGAAGTAATCAAAAGGGCTGCTCATGCGTCGTTATCGCACCAGATAGGGTTTGCGTGTCGGTTTGGGGTTGTTGATCGGGGCCGGTTCGACCGGGAAATCCCCCATCAGATAGGGGTGCATGCCCTGGTTCTTGAGGTTCTGCAGGAACTGGCCGAAGCCGGTCAGATCCACCATGGTTGGCGCTTCGGTCAGGCGGCGCGGGCTTGATTGCCCGATCTCGTCCACGATGGTCTGGATCGGCTCCATAGGCGCCTCGACGAATTCGGCCATCGTCCAGATCCGCACCCGCGCCTTGGTCCAGACCGAACGCAGGATTTCCAGATGCTTGCTTTCGATCCGTTGCAGGCGCGCGGCCTCTTTGCGCAGGTCGGCGAAGTTGCGGTTCGATTTGAACAGCGGCACCGCCCAGGCGCCGGTGATGACCGAAATCTGGGCGTTGGGGTCGCGCGCCAGCAGCCAGTCGATTTTCTGATTGTCGGCGGGGCCGAACTGGAAACACTGCCGCTCGCCCCTTGTGTTCCAGATCAGCGAGGTCAGGAAACTGGTCGGGTTATAGTCGCGCAGCAGGGCGCAATCGCTGAGCGCGCCGTTGACCAGCCGCTCGCCGCCGGCGAATTCGGCCCTCTCGGGGCCAAAGAGATGCCCATGCACACGGGTGCCGGTGGCCTTGGCCAGCCAGGGCTCGAAATCCTCGAACAGTTCGGTAAAGCCCTGGAACACGGAATAGGGGTTCGAGGTCAGGCCGTTCTCGTTGCCGTGGCGGGGAAAGCGGCTTTGCATATACAGGCCGTCGCGGCCCCGCGTCCGCCGCTCGACCGCCTTGGCAAAGATGCGGTCGATCTTGCCCGGGTTCGGCTCGGTCCGTTTCATGGCGCCGGCCTGATCGGTCAGAAAGGCCTGATACAGCCGTTCCGCCCGGGGCCATATCTTGCGGGCGACGAAACAGTCGGACCGCCGCAGCAATTGCAGGTGATCGTCGTAGAAGATATGCGGTTTGCCCTGGAAATCGAACTTGCTCAACGTCAGCGAGCGGCTTTCGATATTGGCCGAGAACTGCCGCGCCAGAGTCTGGAAATAGCTTTCATCCGGGATCCAGACCTTGCGGAAATACGCGTCATAGACGGTGCGCTCGGGGTCCTCGAGGATAGCCGAGAGGGTGTGCCGCGTCAGGCACCACCACTGGCTTCCCATATGCGGCACCAGCCCGGCAGGTATCCTGCGTTTGAACCCCAGGCGCCGTTGCAGATTGACGTATTTGTCGAACAGATAGCGGTGCTTTTTCCACGAGAAGGGAAAGCGCAGGGTAAAGCGTTCCTGATCCAGCCCGCCCACGGTCCAGGGCACATCTGCGGTGGTGGCGCTTTCGATGAAATCGGTGCGCGGCCGGGCGGCGAGATAGTCGATC
The window above is part of the Ruegeria pomeroyi DSS-3 genome. Proteins encoded here:
- a CDS encoding beta-1,6-N-acetylglucosaminyltransferase: MSTVGIVMLVHTALDRAQQVAQHWTASGCPVVIHVDRKVSRKTFKAFHDACVKDPLIRFSTRHRCEWGTWGIVAASQAASEQMLAEFADVRHVYLASGSCLPLRPVQELIDYLAARPRTDFIESATTADVPWTVGGLDQERFTLRFPFSWKKHRYLFDKYVNLQRRLGFKRRIPAGLVPHMGSQWWCLTRHTLSAILEDPERTVYDAYFRKVWIPDESYFQTLARQFSANIESRSLTLSKFDFQGKPHIFYDDHLQLLRRSDCFVARKIWPRAERLYQAFLTDQAGAMKRTEPNPGKIDRIFAKAVERRTRGRDGLYMQSRFPRHGNENGLTSNPYSVFQGFTELFEDFEPWLAKATGTRVHGHLFGPERAEFAGGERLVNGALSDCALLRDYNPTSFLTSLIWNTRGERQCFQFGPADNQKIDWLLARDPNAQISVITGAWAVPLFKSNRNFADLRKEAARLQRIESKHLEILRSVWTKARVRIWTMAEFVEAPMEPIQTIVDEIGQSSPRRLTEAPTMVDLTGFGQFLQNLKNQGMHPYLMGDFPVEPAPINNPKPTRKPYLVR